One stretch of Hymenobacter chitinivorans DSM 11115 DNA includes these proteins:
- a CDS encoding App1 family protein, which yields MAPLLDKLGDWAEKADDLILRARTRLGLLDPLQIVPYRSYGTPTRLYVKGRLLTDKGIGEPNPTDSRWHNLLDMYRRFESNEIAGAQLLVRPADKSEHLVVTDDEGYFSLNLEPRVLPEPINYMWYPVEVLLQAVPQPLTLPAGLRAQAPVLIPPADAEYGIISDLDDTVIQTSATDLLRMARTVLLRNARSRLPFKGVAEFYRALQLGRNGKRNNPFFYVSSSPWNLYDLLEDFLNLNQIPPGPLLLRDFAVVRKSAKDPSEHHGHKLQEIDNILLTYPTLPFVLIGDSGQEDANIYREVVRRHPGRILAIYIRDVLRPDRATLVEKVSEELRGDKVEMLLVQDTVQAAEHAARNGLIFTEAIPAVVEEKQKDES from the coding sequence ATGGCTCCACTACTTGACAAACTCGGCGACTGGGCCGAAAAAGCCGACGACCTGATTCTGCGGGCCCGCACCCGCCTGGGCCTGCTCGACCCGCTTCAGATTGTACCCTACCGCAGCTACGGCACGCCCACCCGGCTCTACGTGAAAGGCCGCCTGCTCACCGATAAAGGCATCGGGGAACCCAACCCGACCGACTCGCGCTGGCACAACCTGCTGGATATGTACCGGCGCTTTGAAAGCAACGAAATTGCCGGCGCCCAGCTGCTGGTGCGCCCGGCCGATAAGTCGGAGCACCTGGTCGTGACCGACGATGAGGGCTATTTTTCCCTGAACCTGGAACCCCGGGTGTTGCCCGAGCCCATCAACTACATGTGGTACCCGGTGGAAGTGCTGCTGCAGGCCGTGCCCCAGCCGCTCACGTTGCCGGCCGGGCTCCGGGCCCAGGCCCCGGTGCTGATTCCGCCCGCCGACGCCGAGTACGGCATCATTAGCGACCTGGACGACACCGTGATTCAGACCTCGGCCACCGATTTGCTGCGCATGGCCCGCACCGTGCTGCTGCGCAATGCCCGCTCCCGCCTGCCCTTCAAGGGCGTGGCCGAGTTTTACCGGGCCTTGCAGCTGGGCCGCAACGGCAAGCGCAACAACCCGTTTTTCTACGTTAGCAGCAGCCCCTGGAACCTCTACGACCTGCTGGAGGACTTCCTGAACCTGAACCAGATTCCGCCCGGGCCGCTGCTACTGCGCGACTTTGCCGTGGTGCGCAAGTCGGCCAAGGACCCTTCGGAGCACCACGGGCACAAGCTCCAGGAAATCGACAACATCCTGCTCACCTACCCCACCCTGCCCTTCGTGCTCATCGGCGACAGTGGGCAGGAAGATGCTAATATCTACCGCGAAGTAGTGCGCCGCCATCCGGGCCGCATCCTGGCCATCTACATCCGCGACGTGCTCCGCCCCGACCGCGCCACGCTGGTCGAAAAGGTATCCGAGGAGCTGCGCGGCGACAAAGTGGAGATGCTGCTAGTGCAGGACACGGTGCAGGCCGCCGAGCACGCCGCCCGCAACGGCCTGATCTTCACCGAAGCCATTCCTGCCGTCGTCGAGGAAAAGCAAAAAGACGAGAGTTAA
- the mtgA gene encoding monofunctional biosynthetic peptidoglycan transglycosylase, which translates to MANYSRYWRQAWRIGLQVVAALFLTSIAWVLVYRWVSPPATWLMLERRAHAPVGKGYYGIREDGRRISYDFKGLDEVSPHVPLALIAAEDQLFLKHHGFDFNALQRAVKTNMQDGHKLVGGSTISQQVAKNVFLWHGRSYVRKAAEAYFTMLIELLWNKRRIMEMYLSVAEMGDCTFGVEAASQRYFHKPASRVTPAEAALLAGVLPNPLRFRASNPGPAARAKQRRVMRNMRRLGGTTYVRELIED; encoded by the coding sequence GTGGCGAATTATTCCCGGTATTGGCGCCAGGCCTGGCGCATTGGCCTGCAGGTGGTAGCCGCCCTGTTCCTGACTTCCATTGCCTGGGTGCTGGTGTACCGCTGGGTGTCGCCGCCGGCTACCTGGCTTATGCTGGAGCGCCGGGCCCACGCCCCGGTGGGCAAGGGCTACTACGGCATCCGGGAAGACGGCCGCCGCATCAGCTACGACTTCAAGGGCCTGGATGAAGTGTCGCCCCACGTGCCCCTGGCCCTGATTGCGGCCGAAGACCAGCTGTTCCTCAAGCACCACGGCTTCGATTTCAACGCCCTGCAACGCGCCGTGAAAACCAACATGCAAGACGGTCACAAGCTGGTGGGCGGCAGCACGATTTCGCAGCAGGTGGCCAAAAATGTGTTCTTGTGGCACGGCCGCAGCTACGTGCGCAAGGCCGCCGAGGCCTATTTCACCATGCTTATCGAGCTGCTCTGGAACAAGCGCCGCATCATGGAAATGTATTTGAGCGTGGCCGAAATGGGCGACTGTACCTTCGGGGTAGAAGCAGCTTCCCAGCGCTATTTTCACAAGCCCGCCAGCCGGGTAACGCCGGCCGAAGCGGCTTTGCTGGCCGGCGTGCTGCCCAACCCGCTGCGGTTTCGGGCCAGCAACCCCGGCCCCGCCGCCCGGGCCAAGCAGCGCCGGGTGATGCGCAACATGCGCCGTCTGGGCGGCACTACCTACGTGCGCGAGCTAATCGAAGACTAA
- a CDS encoding YybH family protein: MKKLLLLVALGTSLTACNHAPDQPEQTAQPEQAQVPRPEQVRRAIRQVLATQSAAWNRGDLTSFMQGYWQSDSLVFIGKSGLTYGWQPTLDNYRRSYPGAAGMGQLTFSNLGITPLGTEVAQVVGRWHLARPTAGDLSGHFLLIFRRLNNQWVIVADHSS; the protein is encoded by the coding sequence ATGAAAAAGCTGCTCCTCCTCGTTGCCCTCGGCACTTCGCTCACCGCCTGCAACCACGCGCCGGACCAACCCGAGCAAACAGCCCAGCCGGAGCAGGCCCAGGTACCGCGCCCCGAGCAGGTGCGCCGCGCCATCCGGCAGGTGCTGGCCACGCAGTCGGCCGCCTGGAACCGCGGCGACCTGACGAGCTTCATGCAGGGCTACTGGCAGTCCGATTCCCTGGTGTTCATCGGCAAGAGCGGCCTGACGTACGGCTGGCAGCCCACGCTCGACAACTACCGCCGCAGCTACCCCGGCGCGGCCGGCATGGGCCAACTCACCTTCTCCAACCTGGGCATCACCCCGCTGGGCACCGAAGTGGCCCAAGTAGTAGGCCGCTGGCACCTAGCCCGCCCCACCGCCGGCGACCTAAGCGGCCATTTCCTGCTCATCTTCCGCCGCCTCAACAACCAGTGGGTTATCGTCGCCGACCACTCTAGTTAA
- a CDS encoding M48 family metalloprotease produces MHRLFLKPWLLVGLVAASLGAASCSKDGDGVVLFSVQDDITLGDKVARQTDSLMRVAPNQYGRLLDRSSNAQAYDALDKVVNTVLNNGKLTYRNEFAWDVKIVQKDEKNAFATPGGHIYVYTGLIKYLDHESQLAGVLGHEIAHADRRHTSKQLQTQYGIDILLSLVLGNNPNQLAQIAAGLGQLKFSRDAESEADQYSVIYLQSTPYTCDGAAGFFIKAQSEGATNPPAFLSTHPDPDNRIAAIQNKAKELSCQKSTESDANLATLKRVLP; encoded by the coding sequence ATGCATCGTTTATTCCTCAAGCCTTGGCTCCTGGTTGGCTTGGTTGCCGCTTCCCTGGGTGCCGCTTCCTGCTCGAAAGATGGCGACGGCGTCGTGCTGTTCTCGGTTCAGGACGACATTACCCTCGGCGACAAAGTGGCCCGCCAAACCGACTCCCTGATGCGCGTCGCCCCTAACCAATACGGCCGCCTGCTGGACCGCAGCTCCAACGCCCAGGCCTACGACGCCCTCGACAAGGTGGTCAATACCGTGCTCAACAACGGCAAGCTGACCTACCGCAACGAGTTTGCCTGGGATGTGAAGATTGTGCAGAAAGACGAGAAAAACGCCTTTGCTACGCCCGGCGGCCATATCTACGTCTACACCGGCCTGATTAAGTACCTCGACCATGAGTCGCAGCTGGCTGGGGTGCTGGGCCACGAAATTGCCCACGCCGACCGGCGCCACACCTCCAAGCAGCTCCAGACCCAGTACGGCATTGATATTCTGCTGAGTTTGGTACTGGGCAACAACCCCAACCAGCTGGCGCAGATTGCCGCCGGTCTGGGCCAGCTCAAGTTTAGCCGCGACGCGGAAAGCGAGGCCGACCAGTACTCGGTTATCTACCTGCAAAGCACGCCCTATACCTGCGACGGCGCCGCCGGGTTCTTCATCAAGGCCCAGAGCGAGGGCGCTACCAACCCGCCCGCCTTTTTGAGCACCCACCCCGACCCCGACAACCGCATTGCCGCCATCCAGAATAAGGCGAAGGAGTTGAGCTGCCAGAAGTCCACCGAGTCGGATGCCAACCTGGCGACGCTGAAGCGGGTGCTGCCCTAA
- a CDS encoding DNA topoisomerase IB produces the protein MPTAAPARPKVKKKHLPPLQEAHELYKDPARQAELAGLRYLPDTKAGLTRQADKDGTFSYLNAKGEKITDEKTLGRISSFVIPPAWTDVWIAPSANAHLQVTGRDAKGRKQYIYHPAWDQARSLTKFSRLRAFGDKLPELRQRIQQDLKRPKLDREKVIALVLTLMDQSFIRVGNKEYAKKNKSYGLTTLRDRHVQVAGDEVHFTFVGKKGVPHDVSLHDRKLARLVQKCKEIPGQHLFQYYAPDGHRAELESGDVNEYLQQVTGLALSAKDFRTWGGTVKMVECLESVLQQEPELPKEKVLKRAVKDVAAGLGNTPTVCSKYYIHPQVVELFNSDKLIDYLRRHDADPTENDLLTPTEHMVLDMLQEVDKAG, from the coding sequence ATGCCCACCGCTGCCCCTGCCCGCCCCAAAGTCAAGAAGAAGCACCTGCCGCCCCTGCAGGAAGCCCACGAGCTGTATAAGGACCCCGCCCGGCAGGCCGAGCTGGCCGGCCTGCGCTACCTGCCCGATACCAAAGCCGGCCTGACCCGGCAGGCCGATAAAGACGGCACCTTTTCGTACCTGAACGCCAAGGGCGAGAAAATCACCGACGAGAAAACCCTCGGCCGCATCAGCAGCTTCGTGATTCCGCCGGCCTGGACCGACGTCTGGATTGCGCCCTCGGCCAATGCCCACCTGCAGGTAACCGGCCGCGACGCCAAAGGCCGCAAGCAGTACATCTACCACCCGGCCTGGGACCAAGCCCGCAGCCTGACCAAGTTTAGCCGTCTGCGGGCCTTTGGCGACAAGCTGCCCGAGCTGCGCCAGCGGATTCAGCAGGACCTGAAGCGCCCCAAGCTGGACCGCGAAAAAGTTATTGCCCTGGTGCTCACGCTCATGGATCAATCCTTTATCCGGGTCGGCAACAAGGAGTACGCCAAGAAAAACAAGAGCTACGGCCTGACCACCCTGCGCGACCGGCACGTGCAGGTGGCCGGCGACGAAGTGCATTTTACCTTTGTGGGCAAGAAAGGCGTGCCCCACGACGTGAGCCTGCACGACCGGAAACTGGCCCGCCTGGTGCAGAAATGCAAGGAAATCCCCGGGCAGCACTTGTTTCAGTACTACGCCCCCGACGGACACCGCGCCGAGCTGGAGTCGGGCGACGTAAACGAGTACTTGCAGCAGGTCACGGGTCTGGCCCTGTCGGCCAAGGACTTCCGGACCTGGGGCGGCACCGTGAAAATGGTGGAGTGCCTGGAGTCGGTGCTGCAGCAGGAGCCGGAGCTGCCCAAGGAAAAAGTGCTCAAACGCGCCGTGAAAGACGTGGCCGCCGGCCTGGGCAACACGCCCACCGTGTGCAGCAAGTACTACATTCACCCCCAGGTGGTGGAGCTCTTCAACTCCGATAAGCTCATCGACTACCTGCGCCGCCACGACGCCGACCCTACCGAAAACGACCTGCTCACGCCCACCGAGCACATGGTGCTCGACATGCTGCAGGAAGTCGATAAAGCCGGTTGA
- a CDS encoding metallophosphoesterase, whose amino-acid sequence MYVALGLVAGLALWLFYRFVLERRSRRQPYVAPAEADWARHEPTPGPLRHRLALVGDLGAVATDGQDPVLNLLQHWLGEAGPASSVVILGDNVYPTGIPALAHPGRAAAEKRLDVQLDAFRQYAGRVIFLSGNHDWNKGRPDGYQYLLRQEAYVHEHLPAAHYLPAQGCPGPVTLQLAEGVLLVVLNTQWWVQNGPRPLGPEFGCTVSNSKEPFAQLQHILAQNRHQQIVVAGHHPLYSNAMHGGKFTTKQHLFPLTAAHKKAYVPLPVIGSLFPAYRKLIGAAEDMAHPRYRKMRRRLLRVLHQFPNIIYAAGHDHNLQYFHYRQGHYLVSGSGSKTAFVQPGGKATFTHEHKGFFTLEFYQSGEVWLRTYEPGPGADTPRAAEVFRKKLLPVAATAATLAAAAPAGSGAAS is encoded by the coding sequence GTGTATGTAGCCCTGGGGCTGGTAGCCGGGCTGGCCCTGTGGCTGTTTTACCGCTTCGTGCTGGAGCGGCGCTCCCGGCGGCAGCCCTACGTGGCGCCCGCCGAAGCCGACTGGGCCCGCCACGAGCCCACGCCCGGCCCTTTGCGCCACCGCCTGGCCCTGGTCGGCGACCTGGGCGCGGTGGCCACCGACGGGCAGGACCCGGTGCTGAATCTATTGCAGCACTGGCTCGGGGAGGCCGGCCCGGCCAGCAGCGTGGTTATCCTGGGCGACAATGTGTACCCGACCGGTATTCCGGCCCTCGCCCACCCGGGCCGGGCGGCCGCCGAGAAGCGGCTCGATGTGCAGCTCGACGCGTTTCGGCAGTATGCCGGCCGGGTAATTTTCCTCAGCGGCAACCACGACTGGAACAAGGGCCGCCCCGACGGCTACCAATATCTGCTGCGGCAGGAAGCCTACGTCCACGAACACCTGCCCGCCGCGCACTACCTGCCCGCCCAGGGCTGCCCCGGCCCCGTGACGCTGCAGCTGGCCGAGGGCGTGCTGCTGGTCGTGCTCAACACCCAGTGGTGGGTACAAAACGGGCCCCGCCCCCTGGGGCCGGAGTTCGGCTGCACGGTCAGCAACTCGAAAGAGCCGTTTGCCCAGCTGCAACACATTCTGGCGCAGAACCGTCACCAGCAAATCGTGGTGGCCGGGCATCATCCGCTCTACTCCAATGCCATGCACGGGGGCAAATTCACGACCAAGCAGCACCTGTTTCCGCTAACGGCAGCCCACAAGAAGGCCTACGTGCCCCTGCCCGTCATTGGCTCCCTGTTTCCGGCCTACCGCAAGCTAATCGGGGCGGCCGAGGACATGGCCCACCCCCGTTACCGCAAGATGCGCCGCCGCCTGCTGCGGGTACTGCACCAGTTTCCCAACATCATCTACGCCGCCGGCCACGACCACAACCTGCAGTACTTCCACTACCGGCAGGGGCACTACCTGGTCAGCGGCTCGGGCAGCAAAACGGCTTTCGTGCAGCCCGGCGGCAAGGCCACCTTCACCCACGAGCACAAGGGGTTTTTCACCCTGGAATTTTACCAGAGCGGCGAAGTGTGGCTCCGCACCTACGAGCCCGGCCCCGGCGCCGACACGCCCCGGGCCGCCGAGGTATTCCGCAAAAAACTGCTGCCCGTGGCCGCTACGGCCGCTACCCTAGCGGCAGCAGCACCCGCAGGCTCCGGGGCTGCATCGTGA
- a CDS encoding LON peptidase substrate-binding domain-containing protein has translation MPRLLALFPLNLVVFPGEKLNLHIFEPRYRQLVHDCVESGGTFGIPPYLNDGVSELGTEMRLVGIDKQYENGEMDIRTKALGVFRIRDFHRQAPGKLYAAGTVEEITDDPGYDEILKGRITEYVQQLYTALGLRKLFVDLPPAYRIYDVAHNLGLTTEQEYQLLATTSEQERQEIVLEHLENILPVIMETERLKDRARLNGHFKNLTPPNF, from the coding sequence ATGCCCCGTCTGTTAGCCCTGTTTCCGCTGAACCTGGTCGTTTTTCCCGGCGAAAAACTCAACCTGCACATCTTCGAGCCCCGCTACCGCCAGCTCGTCCACGACTGCGTGGAATCGGGCGGCACGTTTGGCATTCCGCCCTACCTCAACGACGGGGTCAGTGAGCTGGGCACCGAAATGCGGCTCGTGGGCATCGACAAGCAGTACGAAAACGGCGAGATGGATATTCGGACCAAGGCTCTGGGCGTGTTCCGCATCCGGGATTTTCACCGCCAGGCCCCCGGCAAGCTCTACGCCGCCGGCACCGTCGAGGAAATCACCGACGACCCCGGCTACGACGAAATCCTGAAAGGGCGCATCACCGAGTACGTGCAGCAGCTGTACACGGCCCTGGGCCTGCGCAAGCTCTTCGTGGACTTGCCACCCGCCTACCGCATCTACGACGTGGCCCACAACCTGGGCCTGACCACCGAGCAGGAATACCAGCTGCTGGCCACTACCAGTGAGCAGGAAAGGCAGGAAATCGTATTGGAGCACCTGGAAAATATTCTGCCGGTCATTATGGAAACCGAGCGGCTCAAAGACCGCGCCCGGCTCAACGGCCACTTCAAGAACCTGACGCCGCCGAATTTCTAA